ATTCGATTAGTTTTTTAGTTACATACAAAAATACTTTAAACCTCTAAAGAATAATAAATACAGAACAATGAAATAATAGGTAGGGAATTATGGTCAACAATCAGGTTTTTAGGAAACAATTTATAAATCTTGTTATGCTTACATTTTACAATAAAGGAGAATAACGATGACGAAACAGGAACCTTTATTTACGTCTTCTGCAACAGCTGTTGGGGGTAGACATGGAAGAGTGGAAACGGCTGAGGGTAATATAAAAATAGATTTAGCCATGCCAGGAACACCGAGAGCAAAGGAATTACCAAATGCCACAAATCCTGAACAATTGTTTGCTTGTGGTTACTCTGCTTGTTTTGATGGGGCTTTACAAAACATAGCGAGGCGAGAGCGTGTCAAATTTGATTCTGAAGTAACGGCAAATGTAAGTTTCTTAAAAGATGAAGAAGATCAAGGATTTAAAATTGCTGTAACGTTACAAGTAAAAGGACATGGGATTGAAAAAGGAAAATTAGAAGATCTTGTCCAAAAGGCACACGAATTCTGTCCTTATTCAAAAGCAACAAGAGGGAATATTGACGTAACTTTAGAGGTTGTAGAATAATGCTTTTCTGTTATTCAGACTGTCGTTAAGTATCAGGCGAAACGTACTGTTATGGTTGCTGAATGGGTGAAGAATGGAAAAATTGAAAGGGCTAATCGATACAATCGATTAGTTTTTGGAGGGTGTTTTTTGGAAAAGAAGCTGTTGAATTTACTTACTGCTTTGTGTATAGTTGCCCTGCCATTCTTATTTAAAGGTCCAAAAATGAGAGAAAATCTAGTTATATTTTTTTCAAAGGGGGTCATTGCAACTCTGCTCGATGCTTACGTAGTTGGTACCAAAAGACTTGAGTATCCTGTTCGTCCTTTCCCAAATATTTTCAAGACAAATATCATATATGACATACTGTTTTTCCCGCTTTTAAGTGTTATCTGGGTAAAACTTTCTTATAACGACCATTTAGGTAAAATACTTTTGAAAAGTTTACTATTTAGTGTTCCGATGAGTATCGGTCAATGGTACTTTGAAAAGAACTCAGGAT
This Neobacillus sp. YX16 DNA region includes the following protein-coding sequences:
- a CDS encoding organic hydroperoxide resistance protein — translated: MTKQEPLFTSSATAVGGRHGRVETAEGNIKIDLAMPGTPRAKELPNATNPEQLFACGYSACFDGALQNIARRERVKFDSEVTANVSFLKDEEDQGFKIAVTLQVKGHGIEKGKLEDLVQKAHEFCPYSKATRGNIDVTLEVVE
- a CDS encoding CBO0543 family protein is translated as MEKKLLNLLTALCIVALPFLFKGPKMRENLVIFFSKGVIATLLDAYVVGTKRLEYPVRPFPNIFKTNIIYDILFFPLLSVIWVKLSYNDHLGKILLKSLLFSVPMSIGQWYFEKNSGLFKWKKWTPYHTFSSVNFTLFTIRGLVGLIKKLDKLKSA